The Vibrio cyclitrophicus sequence CTTAAATGTTGTCCTCTTAAAGCTTATTCGAACTTTATCTACCCTTAATAGCTATCCGGACATTAATTTGATAGTCGTTTACTAAATAATCGCTAAACTATAGTGTCGCCTACCCCCTTTTTGAGAAAACCTAAATGCCTACTGCTGATTCCACCCTAAATAAACGCATGGGAATCGTTGCGCTCACCTGGCCAATTTTTATCGAAGTTCTTTTAAGAACAGCCCTCAACACCAGTGATGTATTCATGCTATCAGGATACTCAGACAAAGCTGTGTCTGCCGTTGGTGTTATCTCTCAGATATCCTTTTTTCTAATCATCGTATCCACCATGGTCAGCAGTGGCACAGGCATCCTCATCGCGCAATACAACGGTGCTTCTCGCGACGAAGAGAGCGCTCATGTGGGTGTGGCGAGTATTGTATTAGCCATCATTACAGGCCTGTTACTGAGCATTATCGCCATTCTTGGCGCTGAGTATTTTATCCCGCTTTATCAACTTGAAGCTCAAGTGGAACAATACGCTCAAGAGTACCTATTTATCAGCGGTGCTCTCACCTTTAACGTGACGATTGGCGTTGTGCTAACGACGATTCTGCGCAGTCATGGCTACTCTAAGTCACCGATGATCATTAACTTAATAGCAGGTGTTATTAACGTACTGGGTAACTATTGCGTGTTGTACCAACCTTTTGGCCTACCAGTGTACGGTGTACAAGGCGTTGCTGCAGCAACGGTCATTAGCCAAATGATTGGCCTATTGATCTTAATCGGTGTTGTAAGAAACAAAGGAATAGACTTACCTCTTAAGCAGTTCAAATCCGTACCTAAAGCTATCTACCAAAAAATCATTAAGATCGGCTCGATGAATGCGGGTGAGGTGCTGTCTTACAACATGGCGCAAATCACGATTACTTTCTTCATAGTGCAGATGGGAACCTCGTCATTGGCAGCGTTCACCTATGCACAAAACATCGCGCGTCTCTCTTTTGCGTTTGCTTTAGCTATCGGCCAAGGAAGCCAAATTCAAACAGGCTACTACATTGGAAAGGGCTGGATAGATGAAATTACGAACCGAGTACAACGCTACTTTGTGGTTGGCTTCATCGCCTCAACTAGCATTACTTGTATGGTCTATATATTCCGTTTTGAGATTCTGGATCTATTCACTCAAGATCCTGAAATTATCGCCCTTGCTGCATTACTTATTGCCGGTTCAATCTTGTTAGAAGCTGGCCGTGTTTTTAACCTGATCTTCATCTCATGTCTAAAAGCGACAGGCGATATTAAGTTCCCCGTAAAGATGGGAATATTGAGCATGTGGGGCATTGGGGTTGCAATGAGCTATTTGCTTGGTGTGCACTGGGGCTACGGTGTATTTGGTGCCTGGATGGCTATCGCGATGGACGAATGGTTCCGTGGAATCATCATGGCCTATCGCTGGCGAGCTAAGAAATGGACTCGATTCTCTTTTTAGATCATTTAGCCTTCCATTTATCTTCATCAGACAAATGAACGCCGCTCTCTATTTCCAAGGAGCGGCGTTTTCGTTTTTAATTACTCGAACTCATCTACGCGGTCGCAAGTGCTTTCTTGCGCTTCGCTAATCGGCCAAAAATACCGACTAACATCACAATGCCACATACACCGTAAACCTGCATGATGGTTGGATCATCCGACACAAAGCCAACATCAGAGAACATCACGTAAGCACCAAGTACCATGTAAAGAATGATCGCTGAAGCTTCGAAACGGAACGCCCAAGGCGTGACATCGATATTTTCATTCACTGGCATCACGTAATCATCTTCACGTGGCATAAAGTAACCAATGATGAACATCAGAGCCGTACAGACAACAAACAGAATCGCTAATTGGTGTAAGAAGTGAATCGGTGTTTTGAACACTAACTGCATTGCCGCGTATGAGCTTACAAATACCACCAAGGCCACTTTAGCCGCTAGAGCTGGCACTCGTTTAGAGATATAACCCACAAACACGATAGTAAAGATTGGCACACTGAAGAAGCCCGCTACCATTTGTAAGTATTGGAACAAACCTTCTGGCGCATACATGATGAACGGTGCGATACATACCGAGATAATCGCAATCACGACACCAAAAATACGCCCTTTATCCACTAGCTCTTCATCGGTTTTTCCTTGGCCAAACAAAGGCTTGTAAACGTTCAATGCGAACAGAGTCGTCGAGCTATTCAACACGCCATTAAAGGTACTCAAAATCGCACCAAACATGACCGCTACGAAAAAACCCACCAGCGGCTTAGGTAAAACTTCATTAACTAAACGGGTGTACATGGTATCTGGATTACCCGCATCAGCACCAAACATGTGAAAAGCGATGATGCCAGGAATGATTAGGAACA is a genomic window containing:
- a CDS encoding MATE family efflux transporter; the protein is MPTADSTLNKRMGIVALTWPIFIEVLLRTALNTSDVFMLSGYSDKAVSAVGVISQISFFLIIVSTMVSSGTGILIAQYNGASRDEESAHVGVASIVLAIITGLLLSIIAILGAEYFIPLYQLEAQVEQYAQEYLFISGALTFNVTIGVVLTTILRSHGYSKSPMIINLIAGVINVLGNYCVLYQPFGLPVYGVQGVAAATVISQMIGLLILIGVVRNKGIDLPLKQFKSVPKAIYQKIIKIGSMNAGEVLSYNMAQITITFFIVQMGTSSLAAFTYAQNIARLSFAFALAIGQGSQIQTGYYIGKGWIDEITNRVQRYFVVGFIASTSITCMVYIFRFEILDLFTQDPEIIALAALLIAGSILLEAGRVFNLIFISCLKATGDIKFPVKMGILSMWGIGVAMSYLLGVHWGYGVFGAWMAIAMDEWFRGIIMAYRWRAKKWTRFSF